Proteins encoded in a region of the Kwoniella shivajii chromosome 3, complete sequence genome:
- a CDS encoding ATP-dependent RNA helicase FAL1, translated as MAGINTGDEKLVFESSEAVSVAPTFEALNLKEDLLRGIYAYNFEKPSAIQQRAIIPIMRGRDVIAQAQSGTGKTATFSISALQSIDTKVRESQVLVLSPTRELAVQIQSVMLALGDYMNVSCHACIGGTSVGEDIRKLEAGQQVVSGTPGRVFDMIRRRNLRTKDIKMLILDESDELLNKGFKDQIYDIYRYLPPATQVVVVSATLPHDVLEMTTKFMTDPIRILVKRDELTLEGIKQFFVAVEKEDWKFDTLCDLYDTLTITQAVIFCNTRRKVDWLTEKMREANFTVSSMHGEMVQKERDAIMAEFRGGQSRVLITTDVWARGIDVQQVSLVINYDLPTSRENYLHRIGRSGRFGRKGVAINFVTVEDVRILRDIEQYYSTQIDEMPMNVTELT; from the exons ATGGCAGGAATCAACAC CGGTGATGAAAAACTCGTATTCGAGTCTTCCGAGGCAGTCTCGGTG GCTCCCACTT TCGAGGCCTTgaatttgaaagaagatttacTTCGAGGTATCTACGCATACAACTTCGAAAAACCATCTGCAATTCAACAAAGAGCTATTATACCTATCatgagaggaagagatgttatcgctcaagctcaatcagGTACTGGTAAAACAGCTACGTTCTCAATTTCAGCATTACAATCTATCGACACAAAAGTTCGAGAATCACAAGTCTTAGTCCTTTCACCCACGAGAGAATTGGCTGTTCAAATCCAATCTGTCATGTTGGCTTTAGGTGATTACATGAACGTATCATGTCATGCTTGTATCGGTGGAACAAGTGTGGgtgaagatatcagaaagtTGGAAGCTGGTCAACAGGTCGTTAGTGGTACTCCCGGAAGAGTGTTTGATATGATCAGAAGACGAAATCTCAGGACCaaggatatcaag ATGCTTATTCTCGATGAGTCCGATGAATTACTCAACAAAGGtttcaaagatcaaatatACGATATCTACCGATATCTTCCCCCTGCCACTCAAGTGGTCGTTGTCTCCGCTACTCTACCTCACGATGTTCTCGAGATGACAACCAAGTTCATGACCGACCCTATTCGAATCTTGGTCAAGCGTGATGAGTTGACTTTAGAAGGTATCAAGCAATTCTTCGTCGCtgttgagaaggaagattgGAAGTTTGACACTTTATGTGATTTGTATGATAC ACTCACTATCACGCAAGCCGTCATATTCTGTAATActcgaagaaaggttgattgGCTCACTGAGAAAATGCGAGAAGCCAACTTTACCGTTAGCAGTATGCACGGTGAGATGGTACAAAAAGAGCGAGATGCTATTATGGCAGAATTCAGAGGCGGTCAAAG TCGAGTACTTATCACCACCGACGTGTGGGCCAGAGGTATTGATGTTCAACAAGTTTCTTTGGTCATCAATTACGATTTACCCACATCGCGTGAAAACTACTTGCACAGAATAGGTCGATCAGGTCGATTCGGTCGAAAAGGTGTTGCTATCAATTTCGTCACTGTAGAAGACGTTCGAATTTTAAGAGATATCGAACAATATTATTCTACTCAAATCGATGAAATGCCCATGAACGTCACTGAGCTTACATAG